The Cucurbita pepo subsp. pepo cultivar mu-cu-16 chromosome LG05, ASM280686v2, whole genome shotgun sequence nucleotide sequence tcttttttaaaaatttgtgatcttttttttttgtcgtatAGTTCATCTCGTTCTTCTCCTATGCTATAGTTATTTTTCTATACAATTTTTCTTACGTAAAATCCATGTGTTCTTAGCTTAAATAGCAAAATTTGGTCCATAACGAGGATTTAGcaaaccataaaaattaaatctaatatttgaaattataggGATTAAACTCTAACTTTGTTCGAATAacttatattttcttcttattatcgaatttgatttttgtctCTCTATTTTAGGTTTCCTTGATCGGAGGCAAAGTGAAAAAAGTGTGTTGGCATGAGTGGCTGTAATGCAGCCAATCATCACTTATGGATTGGATTGATGAGTAGTTAGTATCCTTTTGTTGCTTCCCATCTTAAATGGATATTTGTTTCAGCCACTTCATTAGCACACACACCATTAATGCACCCTACTTTTAAACCCATCTCTTTCAAAGAGACTTGTGTTTGTGTCTTCATCAACacatttagttaaattaaacTTTGATATGCATATTACACGCAACTCTATCGCTCTTTTGCTATTCTTTCACTAGCCTTCATCGGAAAATGTTTCATGTACATCGTGTGTGCGCGTGTGTGTTCGTGAAAGCCAAAGATCGTTTAATCAATGAAGCTTTGATAATTTATACATGTTTGAATATGTACAAAAGCGTTCACGCATTCCCGACTATTGAGTTTAAATCCCACAAAAGCTGGAGTGAGAATGCAATAGAAGAGCAAACTAGTTCATCTAATACAATAGTCTagtatattttttctattgaacTATGCTCGAATCAAGAAACACATTCAAAAGGATAAAAGGATATTTATCCCAAAAATAAGCAAGCTGAGTTTTTACACATCATTATATTTACATTAGGAGAGTATATAGTTTAGTTTCAAATGGTCTGAAAGTGCTATCCTCTCAGGGAATCGACAAATCAACATTTAATGGAAGGAGGGGAAATACAAAGATGAAGACATGCATACAATAGAAGCTTTTACAGGATGCGAATATTTAAGCATATTTCACAGAACAGGCCACATAGAGTTTAGGAGCAGACTTCTTGATTTTATTTGGAGTGATGGACTTATCGCAACCAAACCAATGAAGCAGTCTACAGGAACCCTCATTCCCCACACATTTATCGACTCGAGTTTGCGACATTTACTTACGAGAATAAGAAGTCCAGTTTCTGTAACATGGCGACAACTCCAGAGGCCAATGGTCTGCAGAATACATAAAGAAATGTGCCAATTAAAGATGGTGCGAGACATATAAGTATATCGTATGATTAACACTCTATTGCAAGACATGGTCACCTTCAAATTTGGACAGTTATCCGCGATTGCGAATAGAGAGACATCTGTGACAAATGTTCCACCGATATTCAGGTTTTGCAAGGAGTTAGCTCGGGAAATCTGGAAATAGAACCAAATGCAGTCTTAGAATGAACTACGTAGacatcaaaatattaaatgggAATGCTTAAGAGGCTATTTAGGAGCTGTTTCATAAtagcttttagttttttctgcATTATAGAACAAACAATGAAGTGAAACATGTCtggattaatattttttgaaagttgtttcttgttttttctctAATGAAGAGCTACTTTTAAGAACAAGTGGAAACGTACTTCCACAAATCACCTTGGCCTTAACAAAAATTCTGAAgcagagacaaaaaaaaaaatggtttcttAACCTGGTGCTTAGTTTTCGAAGGTGGATTCAAGAAGATCCTGAGGAATTTGACAATACTGAAAACTTATTGGAACAGAGAAATGAAGATATGAACAACAGAAATCCTCCAAGAACATGTAACACTTAAATTTACTAGTTCAATTTCCAGCTTAACTCATACTCTAGTTTACAGATTCAGCTGATTTTGAGGGCTAATTCTTTAGGCATAATTGGTCTGGAGAtaagataatatcataccagcTGCACCACGCCTTTGTCGGTGATCCCTGCCATACCCCATAGCGAAATGGACTTGAGGTTGGGAATGCACTTTGCAAGAGAGATTTCATGCAATCCATGGTCTGTTATTTGGCAACCCCAACGGCTTCTTGAGCTGACAAAACACATAATTACAAGAGAATGATGGATTATTGGCATTTTGCTCGAGTCGATACAAGAACAACGAAGACAGCTATGGCCATGGACTACTTGGAAACGATGCAAACAACCAAgctttgttcttattttgatACATAGACTCTGTTTTATCTCATATCCTTTGAGTTACTCTCATAATGTTCCCTTATTTGAGAATAACTCAAGCAAAAACACGAGCTATAACCAACAAGACCATAACAAAGCTTTATAGAACAATTTTAAAGAACTTTCTCCAGAAGTACGCCCAAACAACATCTCATCTTACGTTCTAAGACTCAAATCTTAAGAGAAACCTCCGTTTGCGTGGTTCATAATCAAGTTGCCTGAGTAATGATAAACAGAGAATGAAAATCGAAGTCTAATTGAATTGATTATCCATGCAATGTCGAAAAACTCGCTTTGTCTCCCAGATCACAACACCAATACCAAAATTAACCATCCGTAATCAGAATCCACTTGAAGAAAAGCAAACAGAAGcaattttcttaagaaaactGAAATTCTAGAAGGAAAGAGGAATTACATGTCGAGTTGTCGAAGACTGTAGGCATGGTGAATAAGGCGAGCAGTGGAGTAATCATCCATCTTCCAACCAGCAAAACTCAAACTCTCCCTCCTACCAAGAGACAGTTTCACTCCTTCCTTCCATTTCCTACAGACGCCGCACGCCCTGCGTTTTTTCCGGAAAATATTCGCAGAAACCCCCAAAATTAGgaacaataacaaaattaatcgAACAAAAAGACATTCATAAGCAGAAATTAGCATCGATTACTGAGCCAAATCAGTGAAGGACGGGATCATCGCGAAAATATGAGCCAGTAGGTCAATCGGCAAGCGATCAATCTCAGCCTCCAACTCCATCTCGATCGGCCACATATCACTCGAACTCATTCCTCCCCGCTCCTCCTCCAGAAGTTAATCGCTTGACGCAGTGTTGAAAACCCAAAACGTGCGGAGAAAAGTCAAGCGTTCAACTCGTTACTGCACAAGAGAACCAAAAAAAGAGCAGGCGGAAGATTCTAcaggagaaaagagagagagagagtggatACTGTCTTCATATCGCCACCATTACAAGAATCTGAGCTCCAGTCGCCACGATGGCGTTCTGATCTCTCATGGCGCTCGATT carries:
- the LOC111795610 gene encoding F-box protein At5g67140, which codes for MSSSDMWPIEMELEAEIDRLPIDLLAHIFAMIPSFTDLAQACGVCRKWKEGVKLSLGRRESLSFAGWKMDDYSTARLIHHAYSLRQLDISRSRWGCQITDHGLHEISLAKCIPNLKSISLWGMAGITDKGVVQLISRANSLQNLNIGGTFVTDVSLFAIADNCPNLKTIGLWSCRHVTETGLLILVSKCRKLESINVWGMRVPVDCFIGLVAISPSLQIKSRSLLLNSMWPVL